One segment of Pseudobythopirellula maris DNA contains the following:
- a CDS encoding MarR family winged helix-turn-helix transcriptional regulator: protein MLTHDFESSIGYWIARAHQEYMRAFNEMLAPHGITFRQAQVLGWLAAEGPMSQSEMANRLMIEPPSLVGILNRSEAAGLVERRPDPEDGRVKLIHPLPEATRVWELVAECGQVMLSRASAGLSEEELATLHRVLLKVRENVTACEAANP, encoded by the coding sequence ATGCTCACCCACGATTTCGAGTCCAGCATCGGCTACTGGATCGCCCGCGCGCACCAGGAGTACATGCGGGCCTTCAACGAGATGCTGGCTCCGCACGGCATCACCTTCCGCCAAGCCCAGGTGCTTGGGTGGTTGGCCGCCGAGGGACCGATGTCGCAGTCGGAGATGGCGAATCGGTTGATGATCGAACCTCCGAGCCTCGTGGGCATCCTTAATCGCAGCGAGGCGGCTGGGTTGGTCGAGCGGCGGCCCGACCCGGAGGACGGGCGGGTGAAGCTCATTCATCCCTTGCCCGAGGCAACGCGGGTGTGGGAACTGGTCGCCGAGTGCGGCCAGGTGATGCTTTCGCGGGCGTCAGCGGGGCTTTCAGAAGAAGAATTGGCCACCCTCCATCGGGTGCTGTTGAAGGTAAGAGAGAATGTCACGGCTTGTGAAGCGGCGAATCCTTAA